The following coding sequences lie in one Vanessa atalanta chromosome 1, ilVanAtal1.2, whole genome shotgun sequence genomic window:
- the LOC125068229 gene encoding rab11 family-interacting protein 2 — translation MWDPTHVQVTVQKARGLLIKGKNGTNNCFVTISLAKEKFQTSVKHKSTENVEWFEECELRIPSQGNTAEIVLKVYDEDFVKDHLLGQVSIPLKDLDVYERPRNRWYPLQGKAGKENDKNRGELEVKIGFTVKEGSLTDLSKKEKHKSSLSSIAQNVGGSLMSIGSIEKRKSLKKFAKNLGSKINITNKEKKNDSSSLGGSVGNLRSSVISTPDTSTPKRSPAEADPGVISEDDDEFAFDDLSHKSSGSSLNVQTSYLPRGVKYTPSPNNASLENLGGGEFLRRSTSSNLVTAEKTAPLKPVRLSLDTFTAPQLPVQVVNKDDEWSQKLYPRKSISQTMIDREKSSSLERNKKLDSPSSLKEKPSPKFFKKFGNSKPKKLLEERIIVGEENIVEEDSINPAYNNLPKTVIQQYDDMTREDLIVMIYNLQKDVESEKKKNKDLENYLDELLLRVMETTPRILQNPYVRNNSMHIRNK, via the coding sequence ATGTGGGATCCGACTCATGTGCAAGTAACAGTGCAAAAAGCAAGAGGTTTgctaataaaaggaaaaaacgGTACAAATAACTGTTTTGTTACAATCTCGCTGGCTAAAGAAAAATTTCAAACTTCCGTAAAACATAAGTCAACTGAGAATGTTGAATGGTTTGAAGAATGTGAATTACGCATACCGTCTCAAGGAAACACTGCTGagattgttttaaaagtttacgACGAAGATTTCGTAAAGGACCACTTATTAGGTCAAGTATCGATTCCGTTAAAAGACCTCGATGTGTATGAACGTCCAAGAAACCGCTGGTACCCGTTGCAAGGAAAAGCTGGCAAAGAAAACGACAAGAACCGAGGTGAATTAGAGGTTAAAATCGGTTTCACTGTAAAAGAAGGGAGCCTAACAGATTTGAGTAAAAAGGAAAAACACAAATCATCACTGTCCAGTATTGCGCAGAACGTTGGGGGCAGCCTTATGAGTATCGGAAGTATTGAAAAACGTAAGAGCTTAAAGAAATTTGCAAAAAATTTAGGATCtaagataaatattactaataaagaaaaaaagaatgATTCATCATCTCTAGGTGGGAGTGTAGGAAATCTTAGAAGTTCTGTGATATCAACTCCTGATACATCTACACCAAAAAGATCCCCGGCAGAGGCTGATCCAGGTGTGATAAGTGAAGATGACGATGAATTTGCCTTTGATGACTTATCGCATAAAAGTTCAGGAAGTTCACTCAATGTACAAACTTCTTATTTACCCCGAGGAGTAAAATACACACCATCTCCTAATAATGCCTCACTTGAAAATCTAGGTGGAGGTGAATTCTTAAGAAGATCTACAAGTAGTAATTTAGTAACTGCAGAGAAAACAGCACCTTTAAAACCTGTGCGTTTAAGCCTTGATACATTTACAGCACCACAATTACCAGTACAAGTAGTAAATAAAGATGATGAATGGTCCCAGAAACTTTATCCACGAAAATCTATCAGTCAAACTATGATAGACCGAGAAAAATCTTCCAGtctcgaaagaaataaaaaattggaTAGCCCTAGTTCCCTTAAAGAAAAACCTAGCCctaaattctttaaaaagtttGGAAACAGTAAGCCTAAGAAATTACTGGAGGAACGAATCATTGTCGGAGAGGAAAATATTGTTGAAGAAGATTCAATAAACCCGGCATACAATAATTTACCCAAAACTGTAATACAGCAATATGATGACATGACACGAGAAGATCTAATAGTGATGATCTATAATCTACAAAAAGATGTAGAATCAGAAAAGAAAAAGAACAAGGATCTTGAAAATTACTTAGATGAGTTGTTGTTGCGAGTAATGGAGACAACACCGAGAATATTGCAAAATCCTTATGTCAGAAATAATAGCATGCATATCCGGAACAAATAA